The following DNA comes from Mya arenaria isolate MELC-2E11 chromosome 11, ASM2691426v1.
CATTCGCCCCTTTCCCTCTCCCATATCACATCACCTCACGCCATTTGCCCCTTCCCCTCTCCCATATCACATCTTGTTACGCCATTCGCCCCTTCCCCATTCCCATATCACATCACCTCACGCCATTTGCTCCTTCCCCTCTTCCATATCACATCTCGTCACGCCATTCGCCCCTTCCCCTCTCCCATATCACATCTCCTCACGCCATTTGCCCCTTCCCCTCTCCCATATCACATCACCTCACGCCATTTGCCCCTTCCCCTCTTCCATATCACATCCCGTCACGCCATTCGCCCCTCCCCCTGTCCCATATCACATCTCCTCAAGCCATTTGCCCCTTCCCCTCTTCCATATCACATCTCGTCACGCCATTCGCCCCTTCCCCTCTCCCATATCACATCACCTCACGCCATTTGCCCATTCACCTCTCCCATTTCACATCTTGTCACGCCATTCGCCCCTTCCCCTCTCCCATATCACATCACCTCACGCCATTTGCTCCTTCCCCTCTTCCATATCACATCTCGTCACGCCATTCGCCCCTTCCCCTCTCCCATATCACATCTCCTCACGCCATTTGCCCCTTCCCCTCTCCCATATCACATCACCTCACGCCATTTGCCCCTTCCCCTCTCCCATATCACATCACCTCACGCCATTTGCCCCTTCCCCTCTCCCATATCACATCTCCTCACGCCATTTGCCCCTTCCCTTCTCCCATATCACATCACCTCACGCCATTCGCCCCTTCCCCTCTCCCATATCACATCTCCTCACGCCATTTGCCCCTTCCCCTCTCCCATATCACATCACCTCACGCCATTTGCCCCTTCACCTCTTCCATATCACATCTCGTCACGCCATTCGCCCCTTCCCCTCTCCCATATCACATATCCTCACGCCATTTGCCCCTTTCTCTCACATATCATATCACCGGTACTGCCCACTACATATTGACGTACCAGCCGGAATTTACTGCAGCAGTCCGTTTGttactaatattttttaacaataccaGTACTTGAGTATATACATAATATGCATTCTTATTCATCACAGAATCTGTAGTACGCAAAGCATTATCGCTCGATCTGGTGTACGAGAAAGAGATCTGGCTGATGCAAGCCGATAGGAAAACTTTTACATACAATTTGTAGCAAGTGCATGCTGTATTTGTAGCAAGTGCATGCTGTATATGCAGAAATATAACGCAAGCCCCCAAGTTCACAATGGtataattttgcaaaaacaacatcatgattaattgaaatatttgtttttaaatataacgcTTATAAATTCAACAAAAGTTACAACGTAAGTaagtaataatatataatgtaaatataacacagGCCGGGGCTCAGCCAAAACCATGAGAGTAATTGCATCACATACGATGCTGTAATAAGTTCTTATTACTTTAATGAAGGTTGAGATCTATCTTTCGATTGatgatacacatgtatatacGTTTACAAGCGGTCTCATAACTTTGTCTGAAACATGAACACATCGTCTCTGTGAGCGGGCCTGTATGACATGGCGAATTGGTTTGTCCGTCTGTCCTCCACACTCGGACTGCGATCACGTGGTGGTTTTCTAGGTGACGTATATGCACGTGCAATATTTCCGTTGGGTGCTCGTGTGAGTACCACAAATGGCTCCCGATGCAGATTAGAGCTGACGATCTCCCGGTCAGTGTAGGCCTGGGGAGTCGCACTGACCGGGCTGCTCGGAAGCTGGCTAGATCTCGCTACACTATAACTCCGGGGTATCTGTTGAACATAACCAGAGTGCTCTTTATCTCGTTGTGACCTCGTTTTCAAGTTTTTGTCCTTACCTCCGGGACTATCATGGTTTATGTCTCTATTTATGTGCTTCGTTGTCGACCTGCGATTGTTAAGTGTGTAGTAGTTTATATCTGGTCGTTCTGTCTGTAAGTTAAAGTCAGGGTCAAATGACTTCGACCTGTATGTTTGTCTGAATGTGGACCGAGGGTCCGCGTTGAAATTGACCGGATGGTCCTCCATTGGCGTCCTAGGGAGTGAGCGCTGGCTACTTGATCGAGGCTGTTTGCTATTCGGAATAACCCCATTCTGAATGTTCACTTTTGCACTTTTAGGTATATAATTTGAAATCTCATTATCACTGCTGTCAGGTTTCAGAATCTTGGGCACATACTCACGAAGTGAAGCTCTGGATGATTTTAGATCATTCGGATTGCCACTCAGTCTTTTGTCAAAGATGCGGGAGGTAGAGAGTGACCTCCCTTTGGGGCTAGTGGGCTTCCTCGTCACTAGGTTAGCGTTCGTGATGGAGTACTCGTAGTTGGCCGCATCCGGGTCGTACCAGTTGCAGTGTGGACTAACGGGGCGAAGCTCAATCGAGCGGCGGTAGGCCGGGTTGTCGAACATGACCGGAAGTCGGGAGAAATCCGTGGATCTCCGAATAAAGGAAGAACCACTGCTTCGCTTGCTGGACATCGATTCCTGTAAAACGTCGAATATTTATATGCATGAGATTGATTTTAGACATGGTGTCACTCAATTTACTTCGTAATACACGTAACCCAAGGGAGACTTAGAAAAACCATTTCAGGttacttttttaattctgtGAATTTATAAGCTATGTGAAGTTaactaaacatacgacattggacattcgaaatccaatgtcgtgccagcacgactttcatttttgaatgtccaatgtccaatgtcgtatgtttagctaacttcacacagctgaaTTTATATTACTGTTATGCATTGCAATTGACCCGATTTGttcaacaaacatgttttgcaataaatacTGGTTTAACCAACAATTTCACGGGCACTCACGTCAACGTCCACACTATCATACAACTTCGTGTTTTGCACGTCGGGAAAGCGCCGACGACTCCTGCCTCGTTCACGACTCCGCTTCCGGGTAACCACGCCTCGCTTCAGAGCGCTGCCAAGAAAGAGGCCgtgcatttaaatatacaaatcacACATTAAATTACAGTAGTCTAGTTTTTCTTATCAAAACGGAAAATTCGGTTAATGAAATACGCCAAATTCATACATATAGGAATGCGCATTAGTCCATTTACCATcatgacaaaatatactttCTCGTTTAGACAATATAAGCGGTATAACACGTCTGTGAGCGAGGAATACAAATTTTAGTCATCGTGTTTTTTTGATTGACTTCAATTTCCATCTTGCATTTTCCCCAGTTATAAGAGAGAAAGAATTTAACAGAGTAGTGGCATTTCCATGATAAGATAATGCTAGTTTATACAACCAGTAAAATTGTTCTGAAACTTGAATATATGCTGTTTTTTCTAGCAGTCAACATACCGATAAAGTTCTTCAAAAATCATCAAACGCTACATCTCATACTTAAAAAGATCCCTgtaatatgtgatattttttcaCCACGAATATTCAACACAATTGATTTAACAAGTCCTCTCACAATTATCCTAGAGCATTTAATCACAGTCTGCCTTAGTTAGAAGGCAGTTAACGCGTTCGCAACGTCCATCTCACGTCAAGGCTTCGACGTGACAGGTCCGTCTGAAAGGTAATCAGTGTCGATGATGGGTGTTGTTATTCCCTGACTCGCGGTTTAATTATCATTATCCGCCTGTCAATATCTGACCCTGTGTTGTAATTAATGAccgttttgttataaaaaatattgcatcaaAGGGTTAAAGTCAGGGAGTTTAGCAATTGTATTTTCTGCGTCGTATGTATATATTCGAGTACACAAAATATCCTTGATAAAATTATGAGCAGTTACTTCCCTATTCGTgtatgtttgcagaaaataaacagaaaacacGTTTTGTTGTTTTGAGATTCTAGGTTCAATCAATAATtggcaaacattttttatacaagtttTCAATTTTCCGAGGAAAAAAATCAGGCTTCAAAGGCCTAGATGCCAATGGCCGGGAAGTATTTTTCAGTGTTCAGTTGCTGTTTTACGTTTAAGTCCATTGTCtcctgaaatatttaaagattgcTCTATGCGTCGATTTTGATAGACTTCACGTCAGCAACGTCGACCCTGTCCGGCCCCTTATGATAACTCATGTGTCCTTGCTCGTCAGTCCGACGTGACCTTTTTCTTAGTCATCAACGAACACATTAATTAGGTTACATGGTATTATCATTTATTGAGCGTAAATGTCATCTGTGACATGGGGTATTAACATTCTTCATATAAGTTTATACAGCCATGATCAACTACAACTTATGCATTTCGCAGGTGTACTCGCACTTAACAAAGCCCGACACACTCTCAACGTCATCGGGAGAACAGTTACCTACTGTAGCGAGACTGTAACAATGCAATCATAATTATTCAAGATGTAAATTGTATTAATGCgtaatagaaatacaatcaaacACACAACTCACTACTTTTTAGTTCGTAAATTTCCttgatacatttttattttctattattatacCAATTAATAGAAGGTTCGGTatcttataatattttgttgggTAGCAGATTGTGCCTAAAAGCTCTTGAGAGTTGAAACAATAAACATAGACAGGACAAGGAACTCAATGAAACGGggaaatgttttgacagaacTATTATTACAGCTAGACACGAGGGTAACTGCAGTGTTGATATGAAGGCAGATGTATTTTCATTGAGGATGAAATGttacaatcaaaataaagatACGGTCGACGTGGAAGCTTGGCTTTATGCCTATCCATCTGGCACATGCAAACGCTATTACAGCCTATTGGCATATCAGTCATTGTTCTATTGTCGGTAAAACCTTCGACACGGAGACCTCGTGCACCCAAGTCTGCGATCTAGGGTAATTTGGGAGACTCACGGAGACGAATGTTCAGAGCTACGATGTTTCTATCTTTTGGGCTAAATTTAATGTCAGACTGTTGGCCCACTTGTTCTGGGAAATTAGTTTCAGTTATTTTAGAAATCTAGAGAAACAACCCACATCTCTCGACACATTAGACTGTCTactcaaatgaaaataatgtttttgtttgatcaaaTGTAACGTAATTGTGGTTAATTGTTTGTAGGCAGATGCTCCACCTTTCTGGCGCAACCATGTTATTAGTcggcgccgactatatttgatattactttagaaatattccaacttcgggactagttcataaattgcagaacaatgctttcaatagtttccacgttgcatgataaaatatgaagttttgtttgttttataaaactttacactttaattgataatgaaatcTTAAATTATAACAGCCCtacttatcattttgaaaattttgattttaaataccaactcaatcataacaactcggccatctccgagaaagatacaggccgaggtgttccgattgaaaTCAAATAGATGaagcattcggagctcctcggtcattttatagaaaacaacctcggatgtatttggacggtttacatactcaaaaagtggtacgtttaagtccgctgcaagtagatcgcgtagtaattttatttagcagttaaactttgtgacttaactcttggaattcttaattatgtttgcaataaatcaattcaatggcaatcaacttaaacttagatcaataaatacaactctaaaacactacatttaattaatgatataattcaaaattttacgaactacttcaactgatgtacctgcatacatccgaggttgttttgaaaaaaaatggccgaggagttccgaatgatagatgaaggttacacggtactattaaaatatcctttatgtttgtaaacctcctacgcagtaatctcccttggcgacagcaaaatgccgagttttaaaaaaataatcttgagcttaattgtttgtttcgaaggaatgaactccagataattcccctttgatgtatagtgtttttatccccgttctatacACTCATAtaatgagtgaaatgtgttacaaaaacttatacaaaatataaagcaaggaattaacataacatgccggtacaaataaaaggtgaatttcatgctattgaaatctatgtattagaccattgactctatttcatcCGAAAAAAAcgtatgaatattttaataatacgCCTCCGACACTAGGGAACATTCGTTGTTAAAACAAGAGAAACGAAAATTATACACAACATAACAGTGGTAGCAAAAAGGttttcgaataccgattttgacattcgaataccaaacgttcgatcgaatattcgaatattcgcttgcatccctaatatttttgttataatttagttttaaccggaggattagcttggcgaaaaaacagaatatctttaattccgggcttaaactattgtaacaatattattaaccataatgtccttcgagcatatgtacacccaacttaaaacaaaatattatcattgatataataaccatttttggttatctgcatgcacgttttttcttctaatttcattgctatgcatcaacttttttcttgtatcTTTTGTCTTAATGTATTCATTATCTAGCATGGAAAGCATTTATGCTCACGTGACAATAATGTCATCACCTTCTTATCCAATGTGCCACAAATACCACTTTCAagtactgttgttgtttttctaaatgTAAACGGATTTCACAATTTTCTGTTTGTATGATCTACAATAAAGATACTTAAATCTAAAGGCCTAGTACGTATAGTGCTACTTTAATCTTATGTTGTGTTACTAACTAGATACACGTGCACTTGTTCCGATTTCGTAAGTTTACACTACATATCGACTGCTTAGAAATATTCATGCATTTTGATAGAAATGTCTCCCACAAAATGTATGTCTTACACACAGAACATCTCAACGAAATACTTACATAGCGAGTACGGCACACATGATGACAGCCAAACAAAGCGCTCCCGTCACCACCCCCATCACACACACATCATTACAAAGCTCAAAACGCCCTTGGGTCTGCACACCACCTGCAGCTTCGTCCGTACTGACGTTCCCTGACGTCGCGTTATCCGACGTCCCGTTTATAGGCGTGACGTACATTGAGAACAATGTTGTCGGAATGTGTGTGTTTGAGGAGGGTGTTCCTTGAAATACTGTGGTGGAAATGTATGTGGTGTTATCTACATCGGCATCCGTACTGTTGTAAGAGGTGAACGGCCATTCGGTGCTGCTAGTAGTGGTAAGAGTTGGTGACGTATATTCTGATGTAGACTCTGTTGAAGTCGCCGTTGTTGGTGGAACTGTGGAAGtttcagttgttgttgttgttggcatcgtcgtcgtcgttgttgttgGAATATCGATGTCACACTTAGCACGGATGACGTCAACCTCGTAGGCTGTGAAGTTGGCGGCAGTGGCGGTGGCGACCAGGATTTCGTACGCGCCCTCGATGAAGACTGGCGGACACGGCGCACAGTCCAGGGAGTCAAAACACAGCTCCATCTTGCTCTCATATGGTGCAGCTCCTCCCTCCTTCTCTAGGGGGTTTAGCCCACTCTTTTAGCCTAATATCTGAAAGTAGGACATACAAATTGTGAACTCATTTGTAATTTCATTATCTTCAGCACATATGTAAAATGTCTCATGTTGTTTATCAGTCTCGATAAGTAAAAGTACATTGCTGACCATGTTTACGTGGCAAGGCAACGATATAAGACCATATAGCTAAAACCTCCAAAGAGTAGAAACTGGATCCCAATTCCCGCCgagttttaataacaaaaagaCCCAAAGCTTTACCGCACAAAGGCTTTGAACGGATTTCTCATAATATTCAACTTTAACATCTTATACAAGGCCGAAACAGATTACCTGTCTTCGTCTGATGTTTCTTTCACTATAGCTTAATTAATTGCGTAAGGTTTGTTCTTGCTTTTGAGGTAATTGACTCATACGGCTTGTTGAGCAAAAATTTCTGTGGTAAGTCCATGTTATTTAGCTTATTACTGTGGTAAGTCCATGTTATTTAGCTTATTACTGTGGTAAGTCCATGTTATTTAAAGCTTATTACTGTAGTTAGTCCATGTTATTTAGCTTTATTTAAAGCTTATTACTGTAGTTAGTCCATGTTATTTAGCTTTTTACTGTGGTAAGTCCATGTTATTTAAAGCTTATTACTGTAGTTAGTCCATGTTATTTAGCTTTTTACTGTGGTAAGTCCATGTTATTTAGCTTATTACTGTGGTAAGTCCATGTTATTTAGCTTTTTACTGTGGTAAGTCCATGTTATTTAGCTTATTACTGTGGTAAGTCCATGTTATTTAGCTTTTTACTGTGGTAAGTCCATGTTATTTAAAGCTTATTACTGTAGTTAGTCCATGTTATTTTGCTTTTTACTGTGGTAAGTCCATGTTATTTAGCTTATTACTGTGGTAAGTCCATGTTATTTAAAGCTTATTACTGTAGTTAGTCCATGTTATTTAGCTTTTTACTGTGGTAAGTCCATGTTATTTAGCTTATTACTGTGGTAATTCCATGTTATTTAGCTTTTTACTGTGGTAAGTCCATGTTATTTAGCTTATTACTGTGGTAAGTCCATGTTATTTAGCTTATTACTGTGGTAAGTCCATGTTATTTAAAGCTTATTACTGTAGTTAGTCCATGTTATTTAGCTTATTACTGTGGTAAGTCCATGTTATTTAAAGCTTATTACTGTAGTTAGTCCATGTCATTTAGCTTTTTACTGTGGTAAGTCCATGCTATTTAGCTTATTAATGTGATTATTCGCCACCAAGCGTATAACCTTCATTAACACTTAATGAGCCCCATTTTTTGCcttgatatatatatcaatatatatatatgtatgtatgtatatcgGCCAATTCTTTTACTATACATGTACCTTATTATTATACACATCCAAACAGTTTTGTTCAATGCGAAATAAATACGCTCTTTGGTACCTTTAAACGTCAATCATACCTGGGAGCAGGATTTATTGGTCCCAGGTCATACGTTGTAAACTTTCAACTCGTTACTGCTCTGGTAGTCTCGATATATAGAGAAAATCACAAGTAAAgttgtttcagctgtacttgtttatatttaaagttttatttttttatgagcACACCATCGTATAGTTCACGTTTAAACGTTATACCGTATTAACAAAGATGTCGTTCATCGCGTTATTAATTACTTTCAGTTCGGCCAACAATCAGCCCAGCCTGTGTCCAATAaatccattgtttgtatatgAAGAACAGGGccgatattcataaaacatcttgagttatttcctaacttaagtcattttaagTATCTCATTGTTCATTTGACATAAGTactattaattaaatgaaaattttagGAAACTATGTAAACTAGGAAATGACTGAAGATGTTTTATGGATATCGGCCCTGACCATCCTCTCGTTGTGTTCTTATCCTAAACATCTTGACATGCACTAACTCCACGTCCCAATTCCTCGAAACTTCTTAACCTTAACAGACTGAAGTACCTTATTTTAATTAGTCGAAACACAcactttaatttgattttgataaataaaacacgGTTTAGTGTGATTATCACACAGAAATTTCCTAAGTTTAAAAACTCTTAATGGAGAAATTACTACGCAACttctaaaaaaaatagtgagcttagcttaatcctgtaaGGAGCTTCAGAAGGTCCAATTATCATGATTACTGTCAGACATCAATCGCACTGAATCTGTGAAATAGTCCAAACTTGTGTTGTAATCAGTAAACCGGAAGAATACATCGGTATCAACCAAAACTTCCGAGGGTGCCGGgccaatatgctttaacccaaTTAAACATCTCCATAGTTCAGCCTTGCGCATTAAGATCAATACAGATGCTCGATATGATCGCCCAAAACAGAAATCAATTTACCCAACATGCTGCATGCGTAATCTGAGATGCAGACCGAGATTTGGTTTGCACTTTTGCTGCGGAGAATAATAAAGCCCGTCAACAAGAGACAGCCGGCgtcaaatgattgtttttataaatacaacatacttTGTTGTATTCCCTAACTCACCGTTTTTCGACTTATAAGAAGCAACAGTAAAATCTGTTATAGTAGAAACACAAGTACTCACTAGCTATCAAAGATGTACAAATCCAATATTTCTTTCTAtagaatacatgtatgtccaataaacacttttttgatgaaataactAACTAGAATTAAACTGCAAACACTTGCACTCAAGCAATAACATGTAAAATTGGAAGGCAAGCAACTCATTTCACGGGGAGTACATATAACTCCCAGTTACGATGTAATGAGTTGTTAATTTTTTGCTTCGAAGCCTCTCGTGCAGGTAATTCCCGCGAGCAGACATAGAAACTCGGTGCGCGCGTGCTCGTGCTCGTGAGCATCTGGCATTAGCAGACATTACAAACGCTGGTCCGAATTTCCTGATTTATGATACATGTGAAGATGTACGTGACGGAAAGACTGTATACACCTCACATTTTGATCATGTTCTTACATTAATACACAGGTCGAAAAAAATTGAATCATGAAAATCATGCACGTGagtgggccgattgttcagaattcaGGTATGTACAGtaaaaacgttgttaacgtcatcggtGTAAAATCATCTACGTAAGTGTTATCAGTGCAATATATACTGGCGAACATACCAAAATACactgttaatttcattttcatacaaTGTTCAGAATGGTGAAAAAAATGGCTTTTGTATGAAGCGGTATTAACACTGTAACAAAGTGTCTATCCAAGATGTTTATCGCTGCCTTCTAGCTCAGTTTCTCCTCGTTCTGCCACACGCCAGCATCGTATTCATAACATcttcaattataataattatttacagttttattaaacattgcTCTTCTATTTTATGCGCAAAACAGTAAATTCATTTCTGGCTTTGTTTGGCTCACTATTTACCAATTAATGTATCTGGGTTGTTCATATAATTGTGAATAGTAAGTTTCGAGTTAGAATAAGCGAGTTTCGGATCCATAAAGGTATGTTTCGAGTAACAACGTGAACTTCGAGTTTAATAGAACTTGAAGTGAGTTTCGAACTGGCTTCTGGAATTTAATTaactaaagaaataaaacattacatttactCTATCCTCCATTATGTTTTAAGGCAcacaaatgcatttaaatgttgataaaatcGAATCGAAAAGAGGAGTTTACTGCTAGAAATGCGCTTTTGGGACGAGATGACCCGATGCCTCGCCTAAGCGGTCGATAATGTAAAATGCAGGGTTGACCCATGTCACGATGCATATAATATGCCCCATTTAAATGGCGAGCCCTTAGACCTGAGTAGCCGAAATGGATCTCAAATATTGAAGTTAGCTACTGTAAAAGCACTTTTTGGCCGAGCTGACCTGAAaattcgactaaggggaccataaaaaatgcaattttgaaCCATGCCACGAATCGAACAATATGCCATATTCAAACCCAAAGTCGAATGTAGCTACTGTAAAGACGCTTTGGGAGCGAGCTGACCCGGAAAATCTACTATGGGAACAATAACGAAACGTTCTTATAaacgaaaatagagctcgaaaatcgaaagtAGCAACTGTAAAGGCTATTTTGGGCCGAGCTGACTGGACCACTAGACTATGGGGACCTAGTGCAAGGATGAATCACGCTTCGAGGCATTTGATATGCCCTTT
Coding sequences within:
- the LOC128207137 gene encoding uncharacterized protein LOC128207137, which encodes MELCFDSLDCAPCPPVFIEGAYEILVATATAANFTAYEVDVIRAKCDIDIPTTTTTTMPTTTTTETSTVPPTTATSTESTSEYTSPTLTTTSSTEWPFTSYNSTDADVDNTTYISTTVFQGTPSSNTHIPTTLFSMYVTPINGTSDNATSGNVSTDEAAGGVQTQGRFELCNDVCVMGVVTGALCLAVIMCAVLAIALKRGVVTRKRSRERGRSRRRFPDVQNTKLYDSVDVDESMSSKRSSGSSFIRRSTDFSRLPVMFDNPAYRRSIELRPVSPHCNWYDPDAANYEYSITNANLVTRKPTSPKGRSLSTSRIFDKRLSGNPNDLKSSRASLREYVPKILKPDSSDNEISNYIPKSAKVNIQNGVIPNSKQPRSSSQRSLPRTPMEDHPVNFNADPRSTFRQTYRSKSFDPDFNLQTERPDINYYTLNNRRSTTKHINRDINHDSPGGKDKNLKTRSQRDKEHSGYVQQIPRSYSVARSSQLPSSPVSATPQAYTDREIVSSNLHREPFVVLTRAPNGNIARAYTSPRKPPRDRSPSVEDRRTNQFAMSYRPAHRDDVFMFQTKL